One Clostridium novyi NT genomic window carries:
- a CDS encoding stage II sporulation protein P, which produces MNLRKNDNYDIRIVFIFAFVAFFIFIGLLAIVKKTCFTYETPVNKVYSGIINNTMPVVNSRDKDYAKMDSSFSKIIGMNSKDYLSVLGKEIAYLSADEEYKSLEDEKNFKDRDPEHIFNEFILNDDQVYVENANENKSDGNGNMASAPVFSKELQKKMPSKPEVLIYHTHTCESYMPYGTSINRWNTTDQSNSIVAVGEEIKKELNKYGISVIHDTTVHDVKDYNNAYKYSRLTLKKYLKQYGDFKLIIDLHRDSVVNKERVTTTINGENVARFQFVLVRKNPHSAKNIQLAETLQGISNKLYPGNKTTKSYNRGTWFYDYGKNLYSQDLSNNALLIEMGSHVNTLQEAKASSKYLSRIIAQYINGKN; this is translated from the coding sequence ATGAACTTAAGGAAAAATGATAATTATGATATAAGAATAGTTTTTATATTTGCCTTTGTTGCATTTTTTATTTTTATAGGATTGTTGGCAATTGTAAAGAAAACTTGCTTTACTTATGAAACTCCTGTTAATAAAGTATATTCTGGAATAATAAATAATACAATGCCTGTTGTTAATAGTAGAGATAAAGATTATGCTAAAATGGATAGTTCTTTTTCAAAAATTATAGGTATGAATAGTAAAGACTATTTAAGCGTACTTGGAAAAGAAATCGCTTATTTAAGTGCAGATGAAGAATATAAAAGCTTAGAAGATGAAAAAAATTTTAAAGATAGGGATCCTGAGCATATTTTCAATGAATTCATATTAAATGACGATCAAGTTTATGTAGAAAATGCAAATGAAAACAAATCAGATGGAAATGGGAATATGGCATCGGCACCTGTATTTAGTAAGGAGCTTCAAAAGAAGATGCCATCTAAACCAGAAGTGTTAATCTATCATACTCATACTTGTGAAAGTTACATGCCTTATGGTACATCTATTAATAGATGGAATACAACTGATCAAAGTAATAGTATTGTTGCAGTGGGGGAAGAAATAAAAAAAGAGCTAAATAAATATGGTATATCAGTAATACATGATACTACTGTCCATGATGTTAAAGATTATAATAATGCCTATAAATATTCTAGATTAACTTTAAAAAAATATCTAAAACAATATGGAGATTTTAAATTAATAATAGACTTACATAGAGATTCCGTTGTAAATAAGGAGAGGGTAACTACCACAATAAATGGTGAAAATGTTGCTAGATTTCAATTTGTATTAGTAAGAAAAAATCCTCATTCAGCTAAAAATATACAACTTGCAGAAACACTACAGGGTATATCAAATAAACTTTACCCTGGAAATAAGACGACTAAAAGCTATAATAGAGGTACATGGTTCTATGATTACGGAAAAAATTTATATAGTCAAGACCTTAGTAACAATGCACTTCTAATTGAAATGGGTTCACATGTTAATACATTACAAGAGGCAAAAGCTTCTTCAAAATATTTATCTAGAATAATTGCACAATATATAAATGGAAAGAATTGA
- the gpr gene encoding GPR endopeptidase — MKNIRTDLAVEAKEIYEEENKKNIKGVEFTEDFDSGVKIVDVKILDEDGERSMGKPIGRYVTLELPESLNYDKDVMEDVSKVFATTLSHMINIDKDMTTLVVGLGNWNITPDALGPKVISKLMITRHLRELVPDKIDENIRPVCALSPGVLGLTGIETGEIIKAVVEKIKPNLIICIDALASRSTERVNKNIQIGNTGISPGSGIGNKRMEISERTLGIPVIAIGVPTVVHAITLANDSIDLAIDAFINQSNSGSEFFKMLNSINRDEKQSLLNEILYPYIGDMFVTPKEIDMDIDVLSKIIAGGINISLQPALDIDEINKYTN, encoded by the coding sequence GTGAAAAATATAAGAACGGATTTAGCAGTAGAAGCTAAGGAGATTTATGAAGAAGAAAATAAAAAAAATATTAAAGGTGTAGAATTTACAGAAGACTTTGATTCAGGAGTTAAGATAGTAGATGTTAAAATATTAGATGAAGATGGGGAAAGAAGTATGGGAAAGCCTATTGGAAGATATGTCACATTAGAACTACCCGAATCTTTAAATTATGATAAAGACGTAATGGAAGATGTAAGCAAGGTTTTTGCTACAACATTATCCCATATGATAAATATAGATAAAGATATGACTACACTTGTAGTTGGACTAGGAAATTGGAATATAACACCGGATGCTTTAGGTCCAAAGGTGATTTCAAAACTTATGATAACTAGACATTTAAGAGAACTTGTTCCAGACAAAATAGATGAAAATATAAGACCGGTTTGTGCATTATCACCAGGAGTTTTGGGTCTTACAGGAATCGAAACTGGTGAGATTATAAAAGCTGTTGTGGAAAAAATAAAACCTAACTTAATAATATGTATAGATGCTTTAGCTTCTAGAAGCACAGAAAGAGTAAATAAAAATATTCAAATAGGTAATACAGGAATATCTCCTGGATCAGGTATAGGAAATAAAAGAATGGAAATAAGCGAGAGGACACTTGGAATACCAGTTATAGCAATAGGAGTTCCAACAGTTGTTCATGCAATAACTCTAGCAAATGATTCAATAGATTTAGCAATAGATGCATTTATAAATCAATCAAATAGTGGAAGTGAGTTTTTTAAAATGCTTAATTCTATAAATAGAGATGAAAAGCAGTCATTACTAAATGAAATTTTATATCCTTACATAGGGGATATGTTTGTAACCCCAAAAGAAATTGATATGGATATAGATGTACTATCTAAAATCATAGCAGGAGGAATCAATATATCTCTTCAACCTGCACTTGATATAGATGAAATAAATAAATACACAAATTAG
- the rpsT gene encoding 30S ribosomal protein S20 — protein MANIKSAKKRIKVIETKTLRNKMIKSALKTKIKNFEVAVANNDLNEAKSAYTIVVKALDMAAAKGILHKNKAARKKSRLATKLSGLNA, from the coding sequence ATGGCAAATATTAAATCAGCTAAGAAAAGAATCAAAGTTATCGAAACTAAAACACTTAGAAATAAAATGATCAAATCAGCTTTAAAGACTAAAATAAAGAACTTTGAAGTTGCTGTTGCTAATAATGATTTAAATGAGGCTAAATCTGCTTACACTATAGTTGTTAAGGCTTTAGATATGGCTGCAGCTAAAGGAATTCTACATAAAAACAAAGCTGCAAGAAAAAAATCAAGATTAGCTACAAAATTAAGTGGATTAAACGCTTAA
- the holA gene encoding DNA polymerase III subunit delta, with translation MIDSFTLEDKLNKGNFSNVYIFCGSDEQSIKKAIDKIVDKVVNKDFKELNYVQLDGMTVDNDSIINACETLPFMSEKRVTLIYRANFLKDKVDKSMDKVFKNLTKYIEDIPKDSILIMYYIFENDREKESLKLKKLDKKAEVVKFSKLKGMALQRKVGEVFKRKNKAISKSDLALFCNIVENNMDIIENEVEKLCCYVDDRDIVTEDITKLISGKNDNDIFNLVDFVSQRKPQKSLDILNELVFKGESVTGILRMIQRQFKLIFDIKINMDKGKNKDDIARELRLHPFICEKMMNQSKKFSVGQLEKIFKLCMDTEKTLKSSSVNQKTELELLIINTVIV, from the coding sequence TTGATAGATTCATTTACTTTAGAGGATAAATTAAATAAAGGAAATTTTAGTAATGTATATATTTTTTGTGGAAGTGATGAACAGAGCATAAAAAAGGCTATAGATAAAATAGTTGATAAAGTTGTAAATAAAGACTTTAAAGAGCTTAATTATGTGCAATTAGATGGTATGACTGTAGATAATGATAGTATAATAAATGCCTGTGAAACATTACCTTTTATGAGCGAAAAAAGGGTAACACTAATATATAGGGCAAACTTTTTAAAGGATAAAGTTGATAAAAGCATGGATAAAGTTTTTAAAAACTTAACTAAGTATATAGAAGATATTCCAAAAGACTCTATACTAATCATGTATTATATCTTTGAAAATGATAGAGAAAAAGAAAGTTTAAAATTAAAAAAATTAGACAAAAAAGCAGAAGTTGTTAAGTTTTCTAAATTAAAAGGCATGGCTCTTCAAAGAAAAGTAGGAGAAGTGTTTAAAAGAAAAAATAAGGCTATATCAAAATCAGACCTAGCATTGTTTTGCAATATAGTAGAAAATAATATGGATATAATAGAAAATGAAGTGGAAAAATTATGTTGTTATGTGGACGACAGGGATATAGTTACAGAGGATATAACAAAACTTATAAGTGGAAAAAATGATAATGATATTTTTAACTTAGTTGATTTTGTATCACAAAGAAAGCCACAAAAATCTTTAGATATTTTAAATGAACTTGTATTTAAAGGAGAATCTGTAACAGGTATTCTTAGAATGATCCAAAGACAATTTAAGCTTATATTTGATATTAAAATTAATATGGACAAAGGAAAAAATAAGGATGATATAGCCCGTGAACTTAGATTACATCCATTTATATGTGAAAAAATGATGAATCAAAGTAAGAAATTTTCCGTTGGACAATTAGAAAAGATATTTAAACTTTGCATGGATACTGAAAAAACTTTAAAAAGTTCATCAGTAAATCAAAAGACGGAATTAGAACTTTTAATAATAAATACAGTAATAGTATAA
- a CDS encoding ComEC/Rec2 family competence protein, protein MTRPLIYYALSIYLASFTLIMCEKNILVAIILVLMFFSLLFFTMDMKYFMVIVCFFLLGCFSFYTYFNTSLSGFENKVRVIQIKRGNVVGDYKGRKILLLGDINGVKEGNRIIVDGSFKDKKDYYKGIIGEVKIYNHKKLNSDFIEKLYRFREGLYKKYTKALDKKKAAIIMACCYGDTKYINFNVKDNINKLGISHIISVSGLHIALVYKMIERILGIKGGIVLSFIYMIFTGGKPATIRAYIMILAMKLSKCFYRTYDSLSSLSLAAIIILLMKPYYVVDIGFNLSFLATLGIILYNKKIRRVLYKLPNKINESLSMTFSAQVFSMPYAMCTLNNISVFFILGNLLLVPLYSIIILLGNLVIVVLKFKIPFRIICSFIYSIMTAIEGGTYLLLKITPSMVQYNYFYGVAMLSIFMSYILLRHGYKKAIYFPCFVMCFVLMHSIT, encoded by the coding sequence ATGACGAGGCCTTTAATTTATTATGCATTATCTATATATTTAGCTTCTTTTACTTTAATTATGTGTGAAAAAAATATTTTAGTAGCCATTATTTTAGTATTAATGTTTTTTAGTCTTTTATTTTTCACTATGGATATGAAGTATTTTATGGTTATAGTTTGTTTCTTTTTACTTGGATGCTTTAGTTTTTATACATATTTTAATACGAGTTTAAGTGGTTTTGAAAATAAAGTTAGAGTAATTCAGATTAAAAGGGGAAATGTTGTAGGCGATTACAAGGGAAGAAAAATATTGCTACTAGGGGATATTAATGGAGTAAAAGAAGGAAATAGAATTATTGTAGATGGAAGCTTTAAGGATAAAAAAGATTATTACAAAGGAATAATAGGAGAAGTTAAAATATATAACCACAAAAAACTAAACAGTGATTTTATAGAGAAGTTATACAGATTTAGAGAAGGGTTATATAAAAAATATACAAAAGCATTAGACAAAAAGAAAGCAGCAATTATTATGGCCTGTTGTTATGGAGATACAAAATACATAAACTTTAATGTTAAAGATAATATAAATAAACTTGGAATATCTCACATAATTAGTGTTTCAGGACTTCACATAGCTTTAGTTTATAAAATGATAGAAAGGATCTTAGGGATAAAAGGAGGAATTGTTTTATCATTTATTTATATGATATTTACAGGAGGAAAGCCAGCAACAATTAGAGCTTATATAATGATACTTGCTATGAAACTCTCAAAGTGTTTTTATAGAACTTATGACAGCTTGTCTTCACTTAGTTTAGCAGCAATTATAATACTTCTTATGAAGCCGTACTATGTTGTTGATATAGGCTTTAATCTATCTTTTTTAGCTACGCTAGGGATTATACTATATAATAAAAAGATAAGAAGAGTGCTTTATAAATTGCCAAATAAAATAAATGAAAGTTTAAGTATGACATTTAGTGCACAAGTATTTTCTATGCCTTATGCTATGTGCACTCTAAATAATATAAGTGTATTTTTTATCTTAGGTAATTTGCTTTTAGTTCCTCTATACTCAATTATAATATTACTTGGTAATTTAGTCATAGTAGTATTAAAGTTTAAAATACCTTTTAGAATCATATGCAGTTTTATATATTCTATTATGACAGCTATTGAAGGGGGAACCTATTTGCTTTTAAAAATAACTCCGAGTATGGTACAATATAATTATTTTTATGGAGTAGCCATGCTTAGTATTTTTATGAGTTATATTTTGTTAAGACATGGATATAAAAAAGCAATATATTTTCCTTGCTTTGTTATGTGTTTTGTTTTAATGCATAGCATTACATAG
- a CDS encoding HAD-IC family P-type ATPase — translation MRYWYNYSWNEVIKELNSSVKYGLSLDKVNKSRDEFGDNKTLNLKAKSFIILFLKNFIQLYSLAAIFTSIMLFFNGKMGLAFFILCISLMCVAIYSVKEYKNENRLNQLTKIVPSKALALRDGKSIEISADELVIGDIIYLEEGDIIPADARLIKCYNLKVKESAITGDNKLVEKYETKIEDREILPSEMKNMVFKSSFVIEGTAKAIVVEVGDNTKIGSITKELLKSQNRADFLDKKVYKLVNLLSIFFILFSACAVLYNFLENINIKESFKIISIGWLIIVPIQIMIIVIIISIIIHTKNKKHGIILEDLSSLETLSSTDVIIANKVGSITEERLFVRKIYTNGNTLEARSDEDEDNKHNIDRIINIGLLCNDAHTNSDGKIVKGDFVDRALILYGKENSINKNQLEQTQERIFKVPFDYERKIKTTLNKVEDKYRANVIGSVDKILANCTHIMKNGIEVEITAKDIMDIKSNDLKLSKESLYVTGFSYRNFNYEPSVNENIESNLVFVGLVGFENPCKENVQGYMDYCRSLAIKPIIITEDNKITAQSIGSNLGILNKNDMVLSGVEIDNMDDAELEKFIEKVSMYSKISSKIKSKICDQFKKLGYKLAVTGSRFTDLPSFKAAHIGIATGKNCTNIAKKLGDIFVEDNDFKVILDLIKDSRKLLKGIKNIIVFNLIIVAIEFLAVLGSIILNKSIDVKCSEIIFLNFVTLILSSLMIYSQFKNIEKSNYEKVNIDKTVFKNFSSGIKFYILFVFTASIGAAKLNMDVGDNLWNISMFTVINLSIMLFTFYFVNYKKVLKNKVSMTLLLVNIIAYLIFVQVFTGNAIDVLRNIFWNSKVIIGILMIEIPLISFIKELDNDKR, via the coding sequence ATGAGATATTGGTATAATTACAGTTGGAATGAGGTAATAAAAGAATTAAATAGTAGCGTAAAATATGGCTTATCACTAGATAAAGTTAATAAAAGTAGAGATGAATTTGGGGATAATAAAACTTTGAATTTAAAGGCTAAGAGTTTTATTATTTTATTTTTGAAAAATTTCATTCAACTATATTCATTAGCAGCTATTTTTACAAGTATAATGTTATTTTTTAATGGAAAAATGGGACTAGCTTTTTTTATATTATGTATATCTTTAATGTGTGTAGCTATTTACTCTGTAAAAGAATATAAAAATGAAAATAGGTTAAATCAACTTACGAAAATAGTTCCAAGTAAAGCACTAGCTCTTAGGGATGGAAAGTCTATAGAAATTAGTGCGGATGAACTAGTAATAGGAGATATAATATATTTAGAAGAAGGGGATATTATTCCAGCAGATGCAAGACTTATAAAATGTTATAATTTAAAAGTTAAAGAATCTGCCATTACAGGTGACAATAAATTAGTTGAAAAATACGAAACTAAAATAGAAGATAGAGAGATACTTCCAAGTGAAATGAAAAACATGGTTTTTAAATCATCCTTTGTTATAGAAGGTACAGCAAAAGCTATAGTAGTTGAAGTGGGAGATAATACTAAAATAGGAAGCATAACTAAAGAATTATTAAAATCTCAAAATAGAGCAGATTTCTTAGATAAAAAGGTTTATAAATTAGTAAATTTATTATCTATATTTTTTATATTGTTTTCTGCTTGTGCAGTATTATATAACTTTTTAGAAAATATTAATATAAAGGAATCTTTTAAAATAATATCTATAGGTTGGCTAATTATAGTTCCTATTCAAATAATGATTATTGTAATTATAATATCGATTATTATACATACTAAAAATAAAAAACATGGAATAATACTAGAAGATTTATCATCACTAGAAACACTATCTAGTACAGATGTGATTATTGCAAATAAAGTAGGTTCTATCACAGAAGAAAGACTATTTGTTAGAAAAATTTATACCAATGGAAACACACTAGAAGCTAGAAGTGATGAAGATGAAGATAATAAACATAATATAGATAGAATAATAAATATAGGACTTTTGTGTAATGATGCTCATACTAATAGTGATGGAAAAATAGTAAAAGGTGATTTTGTAGATAGGGCCCTTATATTGTACGGAAAAGAAAATTCAATAAATAAAAATCAATTAGAACAAACCCAAGAGAGAATTTTTAAAGTTCCTTTTGATTATGAAAGAAAAATTAAGACCACATTAAATAAAGTAGAAGATAAATACAGAGCAAATGTAATTGGTTCTGTGGATAAAATACTTGCTAACTGCACACATATAATGAAAAATGGTATTGAAGTTGAAATAACTGCTAAGGACATTATGGATATAAAAAGCAATGACTTAAAATTGTCTAAGGAATCCTTATATGTTACAGGTTTTTCTTATAGAAACTTTAATTACGAACCAAGTGTAAATGAAAATATAGAAAGTAACTTAGTATTTGTTGGACTTGTAGGTTTTGAAAATCCTTGCAAGGAAAATGTACAAGGATATATGGATTATTGTAGATCTCTTGCTATAAAACCTATAATAATTACAGAAGATAATAAAATTACAGCTCAATCTATAGGAAGTAATCTTGGAATATTAAATAAAAATGATATGGTTCTATCAGGGGTAGAAATAGATAATATGGATGATGCTGAACTTGAAAAATTTATAGAAAAAGTAAGCATGTATTCTAAAATATCTTCAAAAATAAAAAGTAAAATATGTGATCAATTTAAAAAGCTTGGATATAAATTAGCTGTTACAGGAAGCAGATTTACAGATTTGCCTAGTTTTAAAGCAGCACATATAGGAATAGCTACAGGAAAGAATTGCACTAACATAGCTAAAAAATTAGGAGATATTTTTGTAGAAGATAATGATTTTAAAGTAATTTTAGATTTAATAAAGGATAGTAGAAAGCTATTAAAAGGCATAAAAAATATTATAGTATTTAATCTTATTATAGTTGCAATAGAATTTTTGGCGGTTTTAGGTTCAATTATTTTAAATAAGAGTATAGATGTGAAGTGTTCAGAAATAATATTTTTAAATTTTGTAACTTTGATTTTAAGTTCTCTTATGATATATAGCCAATTTAAAAATATAGAAAAAAGTAATTATGAAAAGGTGAATATCGATAAAACAGTATTTAAAAACTTTTCTTCTGGAATAAAATTTTACATATTGTTTGTATTTACAGCATCAATAGGTGCTGCTAAATTAAATATGGATGTAGGTGATAACTTGTGGAATATAAGTATGTTTACAGTTATTAACCTTAGTATTATGTTATTTACTTTTTATTTTGTAAACTATAAAAAAGTATTAAAAAATAAAGTATCAATGACACTATTACTAGTAAATATAATTGCTTATTTAATATTTGTACAAGTGTTTACTGGAAATGCTATTGATGTTTTAAGAAATATATTCTGGAATTCTAAAGTTATAATTGGAATACTTATGATTGAAATTCCATTAATAAGTTTTATAAAAGAATTAGATAATGATAAAAGATAA
- a CDS encoding helix-hairpin-helix domain-containing protein, whose translation MDKKEKIIGSIVMMIGCTIFLVVGYILSKPKAFNANESMFVQETSDKNNKDYNSKKSDNVLVDKNDNKNINKSELKKIIVEIKGEVKKPDVYTMDYGSRVNDLIEKAEGFTEKADKMSLNCSMKLKDEDCIVVLNKDNPRESNVKQNSVHNVTRGTSNNESKININTATKEELMKLPGVGEVTAQNIIDYREKSGGFNSVDDITKVNRIGTKTLAKFKDKIEVS comes from the coding sequence ATGGACAAGAAAGAAAAAATAATAGGATCAATAGTCATGATGATAGGATGTACAATATTTTTAGTAGTAGGATATATTTTGTCTAAGCCAAAAGCTTTTAATGCTAATGAAAGTATGTTTGTTCAAGAAACAAGTGATAAAAATAATAAAGATTATAATTCTAAAAAAAGTGACAATGTATTAGTTGATAAAAATGACAATAAAAATATAAACAAAAGTGAGTTAAAAAAGATAATTGTTGAAATAAAAGGAGAAGTAAAAAAGCCAGATGTATATACAATGGATTATGGAAGTAGAGTAAATGACCTAATAGAAAAAGCAGAAGGATTTACTGAAAAAGCTGATAAAATGAGTCTTAATTGTTCCATGAAATTAAAAGATGAAGATTGTATAGTTGTTTTAAATAAGGATAACCCTAGAGAAAGTAATGTAAAACAAAATAGCGTACATAATGTTACTAGAGGTACAAGTAATAATGAAAGTAAAATCAATATAAATACTGCAACGAAAGAAGAACTTATGAAGCTTCCAGGGGTTGGAGAAGTTACAGCTCAAAACATAATAGACTATAGAGAAAAAAGTGGAGGGTTTAATTCGGTAGATGATATAACTAAAGTAAATAGGATTGGAACTAAGACATTAGCTAAATTTAAAGATAAAATAGAAGTTAGTTAA
- a CDS encoding D-alanyl-D-alanine carboxypeptidase family protein yields the protein MRKLLTFIWIFIITFSVIVYDTKAIDTPPTVSADGVVLMDKNTGQILYSKNLDSPYPPASTTKIMTALLALEKCNLDDVVTIGKNATDIDGSKIYIFEGEKLTIRDLLYSLLLQSANDCAVALAEHISGSTQEFVKLMNTRAKELGCKNTNFVNPHGLYDDKHRTSARDLALILRELSKHEDFKKIATTQVYVINPTNKEPNKRFIGNKDKLVLKRSKCYYEGCEGGKTGYTIQSKHSFVATATRDNKSLIAVLLHDAKHTYWDDVINLFNFGFSNYTREKLYSKNQCLYNYKINDNSSIPVLATEDFYYLRKNGDKDVPELKVNNAPLNNKFFKKGDIILTGNIVYKNQNLGKVNLASGADHSSKKLYLNKLNLNNLKYNKYLIIGTPIGILILLVLIFGLKKSKRNRI from the coding sequence ATGCGTAAATTATTAACTTTTATATGGATTTTTATCATAACATTCTCTGTTATTGTATATGACACTAAGGCTATAGATACTCCTCCTACTGTATCGGCAGATGGCGTAGTATTAATGGATAAAAATACAGGACAGATTTTATACTCTAAAAACTTAGATAGTCCGTATCCACCGGCATCTACCACAAAAATAATGACAGCCCTTTTAGCTCTAGAAAAATGTAACCTAGATGATGTTGTTACTATTGGCAAAAATGCTACAGATATAGATGGAAGCAAAATATACATATTTGAAGGAGAAAAGTTAACTATAAGAGATTTATTATATTCTCTACTTCTTCAATCAGCAAACGATTGTGCAGTAGCTTTAGCAGAACATATATCTGGTTCTACACAAGAATTTGTAAAACTTATGAATACTAGAGCTAAGGAACTTGGATGCAAAAACACTAACTTTGTAAATCCACATGGTTTGTATGATGATAAACATAGAACATCAGCAAGAGATCTTGCTCTAATTTTAAGAGAACTTAGTAAACATGAAGATTTCAAAAAAATAGCCACAACTCAAGTTTATGTTATAAATCCAACTAACAAAGAACCTAACAAACGTTTCATAGGAAATAAAGATAAACTAGTTTTAAAAAGATCAAAATGCTATTATGAAGGTTGCGAGGGAGGCAAAACAGGATATACTATTCAATCCAAACATTCATTTGTTGCAACAGCTACTAGAGACAATAAAAGTCTTATAGCAGTTCTTCTTCATGATGCAAAACATACTTATTGGGACGATGTAATCAACTTATTTAATTTTGGATTTAGTAATTATACTAGAGAAAAATTATATAGCAAAAATCAATGTTTATATAATTATAAAATTAATGATAATTCAAGTATTCCAGTTTTAGCTACAGAAGATTTTTATTATTTAAGAAAAAATGGCGATAAAGATGTTCCAGAACTTAAAGTAAATAACGCTCCTTTAAATAATAAATTTTTTAAAAAAGGAGATATTATTTTAACAGGAAATATAGTATATAAAAATCAAAATTTAGGTAAAGTTAATTTAGCTAGTGGAGCAGATCATTCATCAAAAAAATTATATTTAAATAAATTAAACTTAAATAATCTTAAATATAATAAGTATTTAATAATAGGTACTCCAATAGGCATATTAATTCTATTAGTTTTAATATTTGGCTTAAAGAAATCTAAAAGGAATAGAATATAA